In the genome of Arthrobacter sp. PAMC25284, the window GCACTGCGCAGCACCTCGTAGACATGCTTTTCATCGCTCGTGAGGCTTCGATTGGTGGTGCTCATCGCATCGGCTCCAGGGGCAGAGAGGTGGGGAAGAATCGGATGTCGCTCGGACCGCGTGCAGCAAGGGCTTTGTGGACTCGTTCTGAGAGCATGGCCGGAATGATGACGCCTTGTTCGCTGCGGAGGGCCCGCCTCATGCAGCATCCGGAAGACGCTCTGCCGGAGCTTGGCGCGCGTTGAGGGCTTCAGTTCGTCAAGCTCGGGGTGCCACAAGCTCTTGCCGGTAATAAACCGCTCAAAGTCCTCGGTGCTGAGCGTCGGCTTCATCAGGAGGAACCGTTCGCGAATGACCTCTTCCGCAAAGTCACCAATCAGCTCGTAGCGGCGGCATGCAGCGGCCCACATCAAGTGACAGCGCTCGGTGAGACTCGACTCTGCCAGGAGTTCAAGTTCCGAGTCATTGAAAACGCCCAGCCGTTGGATCGTCTCCCGCGTCACGCGAACACTCGACGAAGTCGTACGCGCCTGCAAGAGGTTCTGCTCAGTAACCGCTTGCCGCACCGCAACCCAGTCGCGCGAGCGTGGGTACTCAGCGACGATCACGTCTGCCTCGCGCACCAGGAGCCCCCCGCTGGTGAACGACAGCGCATAGCGATCGTGTGGGTGGATGCTTGTGGTCAAAGGGGTCTCCTTTCGGGAATGGGGCGGTGGGTCAGGCGACGTTGACATCGAGGCAGTTCGAAGGGGACACCCAATCAGCCGGGACCGAGTTCCGGTCCTGACGCATCGGCGCCGCCACCGCGGACCCAGTCGTCCACTTCGCTGGTCTGGAACTTCCAGAGGCGCCCGACCTTGTGGGCTGGCATCCCCTTCTCGGAGATCCACGCATAGATGGTGTCTTTCGCCACGCCGAGGTGGGTGGCGATGTCGTCGGCGGACAGCCATGACTCAGCCATATTGCACCTCCAGGAGGCAGTTAGCGGGGGCACACCGGAATTCCTTACCCTACCGGACGAAGGCGATCCGAACCGTGTTATTCAGTGTTTAGCCGGATCGGTCAGGATGTAAGCCCAACCCTTCCTTGAGCCGGCCCGGCAAGCGAAGAACTGCAGGGCGGCTCTCCCGGCGCCAAATGCGACACAAGCGGTTCAGGACCCCACGGCCCTGAACCGCTCGTTTGTGCCGCCCGGTATGGATCCGCGCTGACCGTTGAGGAGGCTGCCCTCTCAGGCGGCGGCTTTCCTGTTGAGATCCGAGCATTCCGGGCACAGCTGGACGTCAGTGAACGAGGCGAACATGTGCTCGTCACAGGAGTCGGACGCGATGTCCGTGACCGCGGGCACCTCTGCCAGTTTGACCCGGCCAGTCCGTGCGGGTTCTTCCTGCCAGAAGTCCTCCTGCCAGAAGTCCTCCGGGGAGAAATCTTCCGGGGAGCAGTCCTGCGGTGCCGGGTCGGACCACTCGTCCGGAAAATAACCGGAAATCTCAGTAGTCTCGGAAGGAAAGTAAATATCGCTGTCCGACACGTCGTATTCGTACGCAGTCCCCTGTCCCCCTTCTGACATCTCCGGGTATTTTTCCACGGGAATAGCGTCAGCTTTGACGACATCGGGGTCGATGCCCTCGGCCAGCGTGTACTGCCAGCGGCCGCCATCCGCCCCGTCATAGCGGGATCCCTGGCTCTTTCGCAGCAGACCCTGGAGCGCCAGTTCCTGAAGCATCCGATCGATGGTTGAGCGCGGAATCTGGGTGGCCTCCACTACGTCCACGGTGCTGCTGAACCGCTTGGCTTGAACCGCTTCCAGAACTTGGCGGCGCACCGGGGGGATGCTGTCGTGCGCGACTCGGAGACCGAGCAACAATGCGTTCCGCCGATCCATCCCGATAGCGATCCCGCCGAGGACCACCTGCTGCAACATCTTCACGAAACGCGTGGGCGATTCAGGATCGTTGGCCTCGATCGGGTCGCCCTTGAAGTCCCGCTCGGCGGGAGTTCTGGCCTGGGTGACGTAGTTCGCGGCTTCGAAGAGAACGCCGAGTTCATCGTCATTCAGCGGGCCCGGGGATTTGTTCATACCTGCGATGACCCCCGCGACGGCCTGTCCAAGCTCTTCTCGCATTTGCTTCTCGTGCCCCGTATTCTTCAGCGCCTGGAGGCCTTTGAGCTTGCGGTGGACACGGGAATCCATCCGGATCAGCGCGAAGCGGTCTCCCATGGAGGCGATGACAGCGTGATGTCGGTCATAGGTGGTCGTAGTAGCACCGACAAGAGTGACCCGCCCTGCCCAGTTGAGGTTCTTGCCGCCGTCCGTGCCAACGAGCCGGGTCCACGACCCGTCGTAGATCTCCCTCAGCGCTGCCAGCACGGCACCTCTGGGGTCGCTGCTCATGGACAAGATGGTGGTGAAGTCTTTCAGGATCAGTATTCCTTGGGCGCCGATCTGACGGAGCAAGCCACCAGACGCATCTTTGGTTTTTTCGGAATTGCTGGTGCCGGACAGCAGGGCCCCGGGCGAGGCGATCTCGGAGACCGTGAAGGAGTTGGGCGTGGCGGCCAGAGACTGGATCGCCTCGGTCTTGCCGCTAGCCGATCCGGCGACAACCAGGATCCAGACCGGTTCACCGTCCAGGTCGTGAGCGGCCCTGGCGGCCAGGGCGACATGCACGACGGACAGGTCGAATTCATCACTCATCCACCTGCGGTAGGTTTTGTCGCACTCAGCGAGAGTCACGACGGGCTGGGCCGGCGGTGTCCATTCGGGGTCTGCGCGCCGGCAGAACTCGTCGGTGACATCAATGAGGTCATCCCATCCGAGTCGTGCGTCGAAGTGGTCCGTCAGGTCGGCGCCTTTGTGTTCGAGCGGGGTTCGGACAACCCGGAAAGGAACACGAGCCTCTTTGGCGAGGGCCATCCAGTTCAGTGCGTGCCCGTAGCCCGGATCGTCCATGTCCGGGACGATGGTGAGAAGGTTCAGGCCGCTGATCTGCTTGGCGTACTCTTCGGGCAGGCGCTGTCCCGCCCCCGCGTGACCGCAGATCATCGTCCGCCCGTTTTTCTTCGCCGTATCGCTGTCCTTTTCGCCCTCGCCGGCGTATGCCCCTTCTCCGGCAGCAATGCACCGTTTGAGGTCCGTCAGGTTGTACACAGGAACCGTTCCCCTGGATGTCAGCGCCTTGAGTGCGGCCTGGTCTTTGGCGCTGTAGTAAAAGGACTTGTGCCCGGGTTTGGGCGAGTCCGGGAAATGATTCCTTACCTTGGTGAAGCCGACAGACCCGTCCTCCAGGAAGAAGGTGTAGCGGGCCTGTTCCACCGGCCTGCCGTGGTCGATCTTCGGCTTCTTTCCGGCGGTGCTTTTTCCATTCAGGGAAGACTGCTTGTCAGCGGCTTGCCTTCTCGTGGCAGCAGCGGGAGCGTCTTCATCGTTCAAAGCGGCCTCCAGGGCCTCCTTGATGTCCTCCCATCTGCATCCCGCAAAGCACTTGACAACAACTCTGGTGCTGGAGTTGTCCGAGGGCACGATGTGGCAGCTAGGAGTGGCGTCGTCGTGCGCGGGGCACTGGCAGAGGATTCCGTCGCCGTATGCCTTATAGGAAAGTCCGAGGGCGTCCAGGGGCCTCCTCGGCGATCTCGATGTTTGATACGTATCTGCGCTTCAAGCTGATACTTTCCTTTCGGGATGGGGGCTCGATCCTCGGTGAGGAACGCGCCCCGTGCTATTGGGCTTGCGACGTGACGTTGCAATTGAATGACCGGAGAAGCAGGCGACGGCATGTTGTCGGCGGCCCCCGGTAACCTCTCCTATGCAGTGAGATCGCCGACGGGCAATCGAGCGGCAACGGCACACCGCTACCTGCCCTCCAGAAGCCCCTATGCCGGCTGAAAGCCGACGGGCGCCAACGGTGCAACATCACAGCACCGCCTGCCCTCCAGAAGCCCCTATGCCGGCTGAAAGCCGACGGGCGCCAACGGTGCAACATCACAGCACCGCCTGCCCTCCAGAAGCCCCTATGCCGGCTGAAAGCCGACGGGCGCCAACGGTGCAACATCACAGCACCGCCTGCCCTCCAGAAGCCCCTATGCCGGCTGAAAGCCGACGGGCGCCAACGGTGCAACATCACAGCACCGCCTGCCCTCCAGAAGCCCCTATGCCGGCTGAAAGCCGACGGGCGCCAACGGTGCAACATCACAGCACCGCCTGCCCTCCAGAAGCCCCTATGCCGGCTGAAAGCCGACGGGCGCCAACGGTGCAACATCACAGCACCGCCTGCCCTCCAGAAGCCCCTATGCCGGCTGAAAGCCGACGGGCGCCAACGGTGCAACATCAAGGTGCGTGGTGGAGTCATGCCCTGTGAACAGTTGCGTTACAGCTGCAAAGTTAGCCGTTCTCCACGGTCTATTTGGCGAGCAATGAACGTCGACGGTCGCGGGCGTCCGGCCCCGCGTGACGGAGGGAAGAGGTGTCGGATCTAGGCGTCGGATTGAGTCCTTCGCGACGCCCTGGCCCGGGCAAACCTGCGCTCAATGCCCTGCCTCGTGGTACCAAGGAGGCTGGCGAGCTGCACACGCCCCGAGGTGAGGCCGCCCTCATGGACGGCGTCCTCGGCGTCCAGCACCAATTCCTCCGTAAGGCTCCGGAGAGCCCGGGTTTCGATGAC includes:
- a CDS encoding BrxA family protein — encoded protein: MTTSIHPHDRYALSFTSGGLLVREADVIVAEYPRSRDWVAVRQAVTEQNLLQARTTSSSVRVTRETIQRLGVFNDSELELLAESSLTERCHLMWAAACRRYELIGDFAEEVIRERFLLMKPTLSTEDFERFITGKSLWHPELDELKPSTRAKLRQSVFRMLHEAGPPQRTRRHHSGHALRTSPQSPCCTRSERHPILPHLSAPGADAMSTTNRSLTSDEKHVYEVLRSARFLKMEGLSKEVPFFIYHYPPAWGREVDDFRDRVITKLRSDDGLSVVEINLYDLAVQLLTERGVWDRVLALEPDMDKAEFRETLQGMLDPHDHLAPAIRTRLDAEPSDMVFLAGIGEVFPFIRTHTMLENLQSIVTGRPMLAWFPGTYEFTQAGGHQLSALNLNARDSYYRAKDILEQEA
- a CDS encoding helix-turn-helix domain-containing protein yields the protein MAESWLSADDIATHLGVAKDTIYAWISEKGMPAHKVGRLWKFQTSEVDDWVRGGGADASGPELGPG